Genomic DNA from Thermosipho ferrireducens:
TTCAAGTTCATCTATGACCTTCGTTCCATTTTTATATGCAACACACACCGGGATTTTCTCCAGACCATTCAATATATCTGCTTTCGTCATTATTAATTCATTACACCCCGAAACATTCACCGCATATTTTAGAAGTACAAGATCAAGCCACCCACAACGTCTCGGTCTTCCTGTTGTCGCTCCAAATTCATGCCCTCTTTTTCTTAAATCCTCCAACTCTTTCTCAAAAACTTCAGTTGGAAAAGGACCATTTCCCACTCTCGTAAGGTAAGCTTTAAAAACTCCTATACGTTTTTCCAACGACAACGGAAATCCCACAGAATTTGGAATATTTGTAAGATTACAATTTGTACTTGTAACGTAAGGGTAAGTTCCAGCATCGACATCTAGAAGTATTCCTTGAGTTCCTTCAAACAACACTTTTGAATTTTTTATTAACTCTATTATTTTTAAATGTGGTTTTACATAATCTGCTATTTCTTCATAACTGTTAATTAAATCCTGAAATTCCGTCCACTCTATGTTATAAAGTTCTTTATAAAGCTTCGAAATAAAGTTCAACCTTTCCATTAAAAGTGATTTATCTTTAAAATCCTTCAGTCTTACCCCAATTCTACCAACTCTGTCTGCATAAGCTGGGCCTATTCCACGCTTTGTTGTACCTATGGCATTTCCTTTTTTAAGCTTCTCAAGCTTCTCATCAAGTTTTTTATGAACAGGAAGTACAATATGGCACAATTCAGAAATTAACAGTTTATCTTTTATAGAAGTAACATTCGAAAGATTGCGTATCTCGTCTAACAATACACCAATATCGACAACAACGCCACCTGATATTATAGCTTTCGTGTTGAAATCTTTATGTATAGAAGGAAAAAGATGGTGTACAAACTTTGTATTGTCATCATACTCAACTGTATGTCCAGCATTACTTCCTCCGCTGTATCTAACAACATAATCGTAAAATTTTGAAAAGTAGGTGACTATTTTCCCTTTCCCTTCATCACCCCATTGCAATCCAACAATAGCTGTTTTCAAGTTCAACCTCCTCTCAATAATCCTCTATATTCGAGTTTTTATCCTTCTGAAGATTAACTATTTTAGAAAATCTTTTACGAATCTCAGAATGAACCATTTTAAGCGTTCCAACATTTGAATCATAAAGCTTTGCAGTAGAATAATCTGAAAGAGTAAGATTATTTATTGTTGCGCTTTTAGTTGAAAGATTGCAAGCTTTTGATAGATGCAAAAAATCAATATTTGACCTTATAAAACTAACTTTCGAAAAGTCATACATGTTCGCCTGTCCTATAAGTAAGTCATAGCCTAAAACATTGGAAAATGTTTCTACAGTTATCCTTTTCAAATAACTTGCTTGAATTAAAACATTCCTCGTACTTCTGATGCTCAAATTTGTTACAGTAGAATCCTGGATTACCACAAATGAGGAGTATTTTATCTCAAGATCATCTATCACCGAATCCTTTACTATCACCACATTGGTTTTGTTTAATTTTACTTCGCCTACGTTAGTGTTTTCTAAAAATATGAGCCTTCCCACGTTACTGGTAATTTTTCCAGAGAACTCTTTTTTACTTATATAGAGAGTTCCCTTCGCCTGAACATCAATATCGATATTTCCAGAAAATACTACTCCTTCTGGAATATTCAAATTACCCTTTGTTATAAAGGACGCTCCAGAAATAGCTTTAATTTCTACCCCTGGTTCTATGAATAAAACAGAATCTTCGGGAATTATAACTTTACCTATAATTTTATACGGAGATTTCGATGTTAACAAAATGTATTTTCCATTAATTCCTCCAATAGGTGTTTTGGACTCAAGAGGAGTCACTTTGCTCACACTTGGCCTTATATAAGAAAATCCTCCAAGATTTCCTGCATCATCTTTAGAAAATACAACAGTTGGAAAACGATCACCGCGAGTAAAATTTCCGGATATTTCTCCGATTATAGGATTCTCACGACTGTCTATCGATAATAACATAGCAGGTCTTTTAAAAAAAACACTATCTGGATCACGAATAACAAATTCTGTAATCGTAGGAGGTTTTGTATCTACAATTACTCTAAAAATAAACTCCTGATATTCTCCAACAAGTCTTAGTGTATGTGC
This window encodes:
- a CDS encoding LbetaH domain-containing protein, with the translated sequence MKRILFSFFVLVFTIGYSLNIPRYIGPEDVEFDFEGLVAFFDGTIITDNTISGLDYLDGAHTLRLVGEYQEFIFRVIVDTKPPTITEFVIRDPDSVFFKRPAMLLSIDSRENPIIGEISGNFTRGDRFPTVVFSKDDAGNLGGFSYIRPSVSKVTPLESKTPIGGINGKYILLTSKSPYKIIGKVIIPEDSVLFIEPGVEIKAISGASFITKGNLNIPEGVVFSGNIDIDVQAKGTLYISKKEFSGKITSNVGRLIFLENTNVGEVKLNKTNVVIVKDSVIDDLEIKYSSFVVIQDSTVTNLSIRSTRNVLIQASYLKRITVETFSNVLGYDLLIGQANMYDFSKVSFIRSNIDFLHLSKACNLSTKSATINNLTLSDYSTAKLYDSNVGTLKMVHSEIRKRFSKIVNLQKDKNSNIEDY
- a CDS encoding adenylosuccinate synthase — protein: MKTAIVGLQWGDEGKGKIVTYFSKFYDYVVRYSGGSNAGHTVEYDDNTKFVHHLFPSIHKDFNTKAIISGGVVVDIGVLLDEIRNLSNVTSIKDKLLISELCHIVLPVHKKLDEKLEKLKKGNAIGTTKRGIGPAYADRVGRIGVRLKDFKDKSLLMERLNFISKLYKELYNIEWTEFQDLINSYEEIADYVKPHLKIIELIKNSKVLFEGTQGILLDVDAGTYPYVTSTNCNLTNIPNSVGFPLSLEKRIGVFKAYLTRVGNGPFPTEVFEKELEDLRKRGHEFGATTGRPRRCGWLDLVLLKYAVNVSGCNELIMTKADILNGLEKIPVCVAYKNGTKVIDELETLDLENVTPVYEYLPGWQSLEDSNFVNFVRFVEKHVGINITHISTGPKVDQIIKT